CAAATGGAAACAGATAAACATCACTATACACAGAAATGCAAACATTTGAAACACCTTCACTTTGGTTCATGTCCATCAAAGTGAATAAAGCAGCTACTACAGGCTACATGACACTAATGGAAAAAGTGGAGTCCCAGAGTTTCTTACGAACAAATACTTAAAGTCTTGTCCTTGGATAAAACatgaaaggaaagggaaaaaacaatTTCAGGGTCAACTTTCCAATAGGCAGCTCATTCAACACTTCTAATCTAGCAGGCATCATTCTCCTAGATGCAAGAACTTTTGAACAAAACTTCCCCGAACCCATTGCACATTCATCATACATCATCATTGCAAGCTGATTACATACAAGCAATTAGTAGGGTGCATAAAATCACCTTTTCAACACCAACAGTACAAAAGCTTCAGAAAGGGAAAAGAGTGAAAACTATAACTGAATGAATCTGCAATACATCTTTCAAATTAATGTGCTGAAAACTAAatcttatcataaaaatatcagaCAAACAAGTAGTTTATTATAGCTATAGAAGGATAAGAGTCTACTAATTCATCTAGGTTTTAGAAGCTCAGAAATCCAACCGGTCTCTTCAGCAGCTCATTCAAAACTTCTAAAGGCAGAATTTTGTACTAAAACTTGCTTGAATCTTCTGAGAATTCATCACACATCATCATTGCAAGCTGATTGAATAACAATAATCAGTATGCTCCCTTGATGGTCAGGTTGATTCTTTTTTGGAGAAATTAATCAAAGAAATGCTTAAGTAAACTTTTTAAACTCCAGGTAAGAAGTTGAACATTTAAAACTACATGTcatcacaataaattatcaaaagGATTCTTGAACAACATGTACTTTTATTGTAGGCAATAGTTTAAAGAAACATGAACAATATGAGTTCTTGAAACAACAAATATTTACATCCATCATCTTGCTAATGATCGCCAATCCTAATTCACCCATTGCATCTGATACTGATACTACAATTTAACGAGTTAAATTCCTTTCTAAATAATTCTCAATATGGAGGgacttctattttattttttaaaatacaattactcCTCTTCCATCTAACATACAACTACAGGAAACAGCCAGGCCACCACAGTAGCTGCCAAGCCCTCCATTTGTTTATTTGTCCAGCAAAACCAATTCAAGGTTGACAAGACATCCATATAAAACATCCACCATGTTTGCCCCTATTGGCTGAATCTAGGTCAAGCTACCATTACGCTCCTGCACCATGCGGTTGTTACATTATTCATAGATTCATGGAAATTCTTAATTAGCATAAATGATCTGTATTTAAGTTCTGAAGCTCATTCAATATCTTAGGAAGACACTGGATTATTCCACAAGAAAAACTACAATTCAAACACATACAAAAAAATGGACTCTTAATAATAGGTTAGATGGCACTGAGGCAACAGAAAACTCTTTTGAGAATAATGTCAAACACAGAGATCATTTAATAAATACTAATCCATACAACATAATCCTTATCTAAAACGGCTGAGTTTTACATCATGTTTCATCATTAGTTCGAATAACGTAACTGTTTTGTCTAATCTAAACATGATGCCAACCCTCCTAGTTTAACagcttcaaaataaaaacaaatccaagtcATTCCATCTTTGCTTCTCGATCTTCATCTAGTCTTGACTCGTCCTACAACATGAAAAGAGAGGAGTTTGCACCTCTTTATCAAAACAAAGCACTAAAACGAGAggcttattttcttcttcttattatttttttttgatgtgatAATGCAAGATTGAGAGGGCTTGGCAAATAAACTTAAGCGATTTATCTTAACCACATGGCCTAGCATTCACTACTAGCCTAATCCAGCAAACACTAACTTACCagaaaattaaaaggaagaaaaagaacatCAAGGAGGATTACAAACGTTGTTAGATACCTAATTCAAGAATAAAACCCACTGGTTAGAGACAGTATACGAAAACTACCTAGAACACAAGAAAACGGAATGAGCACACATGTCAGACACATAAAATTTACCGCTACCCCATTTCTTAATTACCTTTACCACCACAAGCTCCATCCCTTTATACCACAATTCCAATTTCCATAACAGTTTCTCAAAAGATTAACACAAAACTACCAAAAAAGTATAGCATAATCATCAAGTAAAACAATTCAAACTTATGCAACATCACCAACATAAAACGCAATCAAGAAACAATCAATCATAAAACAGAAACATATAAACCAAAAAGATCAAATCTTTTCTATACCTTCAAGAAGCCAGCCACAACTGCAGCGAGAAATGGAGAGCATCGAAGTCATCAAAGCCGAGGCAGTCACTGTATGGTAAGGCATCATTGATTCAACAGCAAAGCTCATTTCCACTGGACTCCTCCTTCATtaaccaaaacaataaaaaaaacaaaacatcccaTTAACACTTTCAATTATTCAAAGCAAAACAGCTCATAATGTTTTAATCtttctaaatcaaaataaatcaatacaCACGCACACAAAAGGAGGGGTAATGGTGACCTGAGAATGGGTTTGCTCGTGGTGGAGTTGAGGCCAAAGGGGGAGGCTTTAGGCTTGGATTTGGACTGGGAAGCAAAGCGGGCCGCTGCGGTACGGGCGGCGGATGACCGGATAATGGATCTGGCGGCTGCAAATGAGGccatttttgtgatttttttttcagatgagAGAAGgttgttgtttttgcttttggtaGGGGTTTGTAAATAGGAAAGCTTAAACCCTATGGAAATATCGGAAtgtgttgttatttttgttttcctgttaaaaaatacttttgaaaattgttaattgttttaaaattttaattattttaatatattaatattaaaaatatattttaaaataaaaaatattttaaaaattaacatttactGGAAACGACAGGTTCAAACACAAAGAAAACCATTTCTGAATTCAACACCACCAATTACCAAACACCCCCAATGAGGAAACAAAAATCCCTGCCCTACAAAAGCCCGTAAAATCAAATTCCCAGGTTCCATTTTTCAAGATTTCAATTCCTCAACTCAGAAACAATGGCTTCCCTCTTCAAGGTAAATTCACTATAACACaaaaaagtttcaatctttagactttatttcttataaataatcacccccttttttttttttcttttttttttttttttttttcaatttcaggaTCTAACAAAGCTATCAGCTTATAGAGACAGGAGGTTTCCTGGTAATCAAGAAGAGTTTGAACAGGCACTTCAAACCTCAACAACTGTCTACATTGGTAACATGTCTTTTTATTCTACTGAAGAACAAGTTTATGAGCTTTTCTCTCGAGCTGGAGAGATTAAGAAGATAATCATGGGTTTGGACAAGAACAGTAAAACCCCATgtgggttttgttttgtcttgTAAGTCTCTTGTTTGTTTCTTGTACAGAGTTTCAATCTTTTTGGTGCTATGTTTATGGAGATGAGAAGATAATCGTGGGTTTAGACTGGAAGGCTGAAACCCCGTGTGGGTTTTGTTTTGTCCTTTAAATGTTTGGTTTGtttcttatacaaagtttcAATCTTTAAGTTCTATGTTTATGGAACTAAGAAGATAGTTGTAGGTTTAGACTGGAAGACTAAAACCTCATGTCGGTTTTACTTTGTCTAGTTCGCCTTTGGTCTAGTTCGTTAAAAGGTATGAATTTTTAACTTAGTTTGTGGAAGAAACTTGGaagataatttttgttttagacaAGAGCACAAAAACCCTATGTGggttttgctttgctttgtgGGTATCTCCTGTATTATTCACAAGGAAATCTGAATTCAGAAGTATTTTGTTTGTTGACAAAATTAGAAAGATAAGAATGTCCCCATGTGGCTTTTCTTTTGTAAGGCTCTGGATTTCCTTATGAGGAAGCCTTGAGGAATTGTTTTTGCTAAGGAAACCTGTCTCCTTGTTCCTTTTTAgtggtttttttatgataagttgttttgGTTTATAACTTTTACAAGTAGTTATTTCACGATTATCATTTTTGACTCATTTTTATGCATATTGATTAGATATTACTCTAGAGAAGACACAGAGGATGCGGTGAAGTTTATGAGTGGAACCATTCTTGATGATCGTCCAATTCGTGTGG
This DNA window, taken from Populus alba chromosome 17, ASM523922v2, whole genome shotgun sequence, encodes the following:
- the LOC118049842 gene encoding protein NUCLEAR FUSION DEFECTIVE 6, mitochondrial isoform X3, translated to MASFAAARSIIRSSAARTAAARFASQSKSKPKASPFGLNSTTSKPILRRSPVEMSFAVESMMPYHTVTASALMTSMLSISRCSCGWLLEACNDDV
- the LOC118049842 gene encoding protein NUCLEAR FUSION DEFECTIVE 6, mitochondrial isoform X1: MASFAAARSIIRSSAARTAAARFASQSKSKPKASPFGLNSTTSKPILRRSPVEMSFAVESMMPYHTVTASALMTSMLSISRCSCGWLLEACNDDV
- the LOC118049842 gene encoding protein NUCLEAR FUSION DEFECTIVE 6, mitochondrial isoform X6: MASFAAARSIIRSSAARTAAARFASQSKSKPKASPFGLNSTTSKPILRRSPVEMSFAVESMMPYHTVTASALMTSMLSISRCSCGWLLEGA
- the LOC118049842 gene encoding protein NUCLEAR FUSION DEFECTIVE 6, mitochondrial isoform X2, which codes for MASFAAARSIIRSSAARTAAARFASQSKSKPKASPFGLNSTTSKPILRRSPVEMSFAVESMMPYHTVTASALMTSMLSISRCSCGWLLEGRVKTR
- the LOC118049842 gene encoding protein NUCLEAR FUSION DEFECTIVE 6, mitochondrial isoform X4 yields the protein MASFAAARSIIRSSAARTAAARFASQSKSKPKASPFGLNSTTSKPILRRSPVEMSFAVESMMPYHTVTASALMTSMLSISRCSCGWLLEGL